In the Prionailurus viverrinus isolate Anna chromosome A3, UM_Priviv_1.0, whole genome shotgun sequence genome, AGGCTTCGGGAGAAGCCTCCCCACGTTCCACTGGGCAACAATGAGCtggtttttctaaaaaatatatatatttcacttttcccttgccccctcccctttattttttaaaggctgtaATTGCATTCTTGGCTCCCTTCCAGATTGGGGGTAGGGGCCCATTCAAGAAGTGAAAATGTTACATCCTACTATTTTAGGTCGGGGGAGAGGGGccccactaatttttttttttcccatggggGAAATGAACAAAGGACTTGTGAATTGCGTATGCAAAGGCTTTTCTCTTCACCGACCACAATCCTGATATTCCCCAGCTACCAAAGCTAGAAACGGGGCTTCTTCCCACCAATACATAACCAACCAGCTTTTGAAAGGTGTACCCGTTGATCGATTGCATCTTTCAAAAACTGGTTCACTTGTAGGAAATGTCCCAACACCCTACGGTGTGAATTCTTCGGTCTGGGAAACCCATTTCTATTTAATAATGATTTGCTGGAGAACCCAGAACAGGATGGCTAAGCAGGCAGGTATTTAAATGTTAACTTCTTTGATAAAAATTACTGTGATTCATTGCAACGAACTCGGGACAAATCACTTTCATCTCTCAACTGGTGACAGGGCTGTTTTTAAGCTTTTCTTCAGAGTAGCATTAAAGACACAAACAACCTAGCAACATATTAAAACATcaccaaacaaaagcaaaaccccaCCGACCTTCTACCAAGGACGTCAGGAGGGTAACGTGGGCAGCTTTCCGTCTCCCGGCGGGAAGATTCAACCCAATCTTGTCCAACTTCTCCCGCAAGGACCGGCCTCCATTTTTAGATTTGGCTCTGAGTCAAAAGAAAAGTGAACTGTGGCTCTTCTCTAGAAATCACACTTTCATATTCTCCATCCTTCAAATGCTGCCAAAACTGAAATCTGTCCAAGAGTATCTACATTATGTGGGTCGCAATCAAGTGAAACAGGGAGTCCCTCATTTAATTAATGCCTGTAAAATTCAAACATCTTTCGTAACAgcaacatccccccccccccccccgtcacagAACATTGCAAAGGATGCTGGAGCAGATAAACGTTCACTTCTAAAACCTGTGGCAGCCTCCCAAGTCCCCTGGGGTAGCAAACCCCATGGAGCTCCTCTCCCCCTAAGAGGGACGCCACCATCTCATAAAGGAATCAAATTCTAACCAAATGATAATTTGCTGGCGTGTTTTAGCACTTCCTTCTGCATCTGGCACTTTCTAAAAGAGAAGGAATGTACTAAAACTCTGAGCCGATTAGAATTCAGTGTTAGGTATGAAagttacataaatgttaaaaatacctCCTTGGTTCTTTTGGGTTGTACACCAACCCAACCACCGTGCCCAGAATGTGCCCCCATGTACCTTCTGAGAACACCTCCCAGTAACGAGGCGTTTAAGCACTCAGGCGGGGACAATCGCCTCTGGACCTCAGCAACTGTCACTTTGTATTTAGACGTGGAGCTGAGGAGGGACAGTCTTCCAGGGACCGAGCAGAAGACCTCGCTGGGATTCATCACAGCCCCTACCAGCTCCTTCTGACAAGGGAGACTCAGCGGATTCTTGGTCATTGAAATGGGACCTGTGAACGAAGATTAGACGTGGCAGTCCCCGAGAGCTGCGTTTACGAGAAAGGGACCTTTTCAAACCTCTAACCCGAGCTGAAAGAGCTCTTTAAGCAAACAGCGTTGTGTGTTGGGCTACATAAACTgcaagcacattttttttaagtccaattCTTCAAAGATAATCGAATCTGAAATTCACAAGTTAACACCTTGCAAAGCTAATTAGTCATGACCCCAAGCGTGGAGGGTTTTCATTTTCTAGCCACtgttaaaatgtgtttaattaGAACACTGGTTTTCAGAAGACTGCTTCAACCCTACATACACGGggattttttccttcctctgtctaAGAACCACCAAAATCACCCGGCACGCGCGGATCCTTTGCGGAAAACTTTCGGTGCAGCTGATCAcggtaaatttaaaaatacaaacaaacctGCCCTGTTCCAAGTTTCCTGGGAAATTCGGTTTATTTTCTGAGCTGTTCTTCAAAAACCATTTCCCAACTGATTTCAAGGAGTGTAACTTCAAGTAGCAGACCACAACTCCCTTTCATTTAGGGCCACTCCATCTTCAAAACAGCCAAACTGGCAATCCCTCAGTCTGTAACTTAATTTCTTGAgacactcccccctcccccccatccaaTTTTCCaaatcccctcccccactatctTGCATAAACCCAGACTCTGGCAGATCGTCCCACTCCGGTCCTTTGAAGGCTGTCTATCTGGTAGGCCAAACTGTTTCAAAACCTCTTCTTGCGGGTCAGAATTGGGGATCCTTGCCACATGCATTTATGAAACGGGAAATTCAATCATCCACTCAACAACTGCCACGGCATCAACCACCCAACTAAGGTGTGTggtctgatttttttccaaattaagtcAGTGTTAAAACTCACTCTGGAAGACTAACACTGTAAAAACACCATGAAATTCAAGGGGCCCTAGTCTCCAAGAGAACACTATGGAGTAACAAATCCTAAGAGTTTTACCATCATCCCTTTTCATTTAGCTCCAAAAGCGatgccctcttctttctcctaaaAGCCTATGTTCCTCCAGCCaaaccccaccccctcctccatcGGCCCCTTCCCTACCACAACTGTCCCAAGGTGGCCACCAAATGCCCCCAACCTCGCCAGGCTAGGTGCGGCCCAGGGAGGAAAAAAGTTTGCTCTCGATGCCTACCTTTGCGAATAACAGTCTGATCATGCAGGAGCAGGTGCTGGTCGTCGACATTCTGGGGGAGAAACGACAAAGTTTCCCTTAAGTTCCGGGGAGgccgggcaggggagaggagaggctggggggcAAACAGGTCCGGGCAGGAGGGGCAAGAGCCGAGGCGCCGCTCACCTGCACCTCCTCCATCTGGTGCGCCATGTCGTGGAGCCCCAGGTTCTCGGCCAGGCCCGCGGCGTCCAGGGCGTGCGCGTGGGGCAACAGCAGGTCGGAGCGACGGTAGGCATCCCTGCGGGCGCTCATGGCGCCACCCTCCAGCCCGGAGAGATGGGGTAGCAGGCTGGCCGGGCGCCCGTGGTGCGAGGGCAGGCCAGCCCCCTCCTGGCTCTGGCGACCCGGCCAGGCCTGCTGCTGGCTGCCGGTGGGCGCCGGCTGGTGCAGGGGGTTGATGGCAGCGGCGTAAGCTTCTCCCAGATGCGAGTAGGGGTCGGCCGACTGCGAGTAAGCCAACTGCTGGTAGGGCGGTGGAAAGTAGGGTGGTGGCTGGTACTCGGCGACTCCGGTATGAGAGAGGGGCGGCGCGGGGCTGTAGAGGTGCTGCCCCGCGGAGGACAGGTGGGGGAGGCGCGGGTTCCCATTGCTGCTCGCGTCGTGGCGATCCTgg is a window encoding:
- the TFAP2C gene encoding transcription factor AP-2 gamma isoform X2, which encodes MLWKITDNVKYEEDCEDRHDASSNGNPRLPHLSSAGQHLYSPAPPLSHTGVAEYQPPPYFPPPYQQLAYSQSADPYSHLGEAYAAAINPLHQPAPTGSQQQAWPGRQSQEGAGLPSHHGRPASLLPHLSGLEGGAMSARRDAYRRSDLLLPHAHALDAAGLAENLGLHDMAHQMEEVQNVDDQHLLLHDQTVIRKGPISMTKNPLSLPCQKELVGAVMNPSEVFCSVPGRLSLLSSTSKYKVTVAEVQRRLSPPECLNASLLGGVLRRAKSKNGGRSLREKLDKIGLNLPAGRRKAAHVTLLTSLVEGEAVHLARDFAYVCEAEFPSKPVAEYLTRPHLGGRNEMAARKNMLLAAQQVCKEFTDLLNQDRTPNGNNRPTPVLETNIQNCLSHFSLITHGFGSQAICAAVSAVQNYIKEALIVLDKSYMNPGDQSPADSSKTLEKMEKLRK